The region ACCATGTCGGCAACCGGAATACCTTCTGTAATACAAATAATTACTTTAATGCCAGCTTCTGCAGCTTCCATAATTGCATCTGCAGCAAATGCTGGTGGAACAAAAATAATAGATGTATCTGCACCTGCTTTTTCAACAGCATCTTTTACTGTATTAAATACAGGACGATCTAAATGCATAGTTCCGCCTTTACCAGGAGTAACACCACCTACAACATTTGTACCGTATTCAATCATTTGTGAAGCATGGAACGTTCCTTCGCTTCCTGTAAATCCTTGAACTATTATTTTAGAATCTTTGTTTACTAATACACTCATAATTTATTTATAATTATCGTTTTTTGAATTATTTTACAAAAATAATGTTTAATGAATAATATTAAAATTTTTTGGTTTAATTTTTTACAAATTTGCCAATTGACTCATTTGAACCCCTTTGTATAATTTGTTGTCTTTTAGTTCCCATACATTAAAAAACGTAGCTAAAACCAATTCCTCATCGGGATTTTCAAGCGTACGTACGTAATAGGTATAACGAATCATTACTTTATTGTTTTCACTCATTACATCATGAACTTCGGCACGTAAATCAAAGTAAGAATGTTTTAAATCTTTTGAAAGAGCCATTAAATCGGCATGTTCTAACAATAAATGTCCTTTAGAACTGTGCCATTCTAACTGAATATCTTCATGAAAAATATCTAAACAATAAATTTTGTTTAAAATACCTGCCGATTCGTAAAACTTTTTTACAATTTGTAAAGGGTTGTTCATAAGTTGTTATTTTACTAAATTTTTAACCTTAGCAACGTGTTTGTAATATTCACGCGCTTCTTCGGCAGGAACACCAAAATACACTTTATTACCTTCTAAATTTTTAGAAACACCTGCTTTTGCTAAAATTACGGCATTTTCGCCTATGTTAATTCCACTTGTTGTTCCAACTTGCCCCCAGATGGTAACATTATTTTCTATTACTACACAACCTGCAATTCCGCATTGTGCAGCAATTAAGCACATTTCACCAATAATAGTGTCGTGTCCAATGTGTACCTGATTATCTATTTTGGTACCTTTTTTAATGGTTGTGTCTCCCGTAACTCCTCTGTCAATTGAACAAAGAGCTCCTAGTGTAACATCATCTTCAATAACTACAGCACCAGAAGAAATTAACGGGTCGAAAAAATTGGTACGTTTTTTATAATAAAAAGCATCGGCACCTAAAACGGTTCCTGCATGTATTACAACATTATCGCCAATTATTGAATGATCGTTAATAACAACATTTGCATGTATGATGCAATTTTTGCCAATTTTTACGTGGTTGCCAATAAATACATTCGGTTGTAAAATGGTACCTTCGCCTATAGTTGCTGTTGATGAAATTGCTGCTGATGACGCTTGAAACGGACGGAAATAAGTTGATAATTTATTAAAATCGCGAAAAGGATCATCTGAAATTAACAATGCTTTGCCTTCAGGGCATTCAACATCTTTATTAATTAAGATAATAGTTGCGTTTGAATTTAAAGCCTTATCGTAATATTTCGGGTGGTCTACAAAAACAATTTCTCCGGGTTGAACTACGTGAATTTCGTTCATTCCTAAAACAGGAAAATCGGGTGAACCAACAAAAGTACACCCAATTATTTCTGCAATATTTTCTAAACGATATGTTTTAGGAAATCTCATTTGTTATTTATTCTTTAATACGTTCAATGTAACTACCTGAAGCTGTATCAATTTTAATTTTATCGCCTTCGTTTATAAATAAAGGTACGTTTACTTGAGCACCCGTTTCTACAGTTGCTGGTTTTGTAGCATTTGTAGCAGTATTTCCTTTCACACCTGGCTCGGTATAAGTTACTTCTAGTACAATAGAGGCTGGCATATCAACAGATAAAGGCGATTCGGTTTCGGTATTAATTTGAACCATTACGTTGGTACCTTCTTTTAGTAAATCGGGTGCATCAAGGATATTTTTATCTAACGTAATTTGTTCAAAAGTTTCGTTATTCATAAAATGAAAATCGTTTCCTTCGTTGTATAAGTACTGAAAAGTATGTGTTTCAACACGAACAACATCAATTTTATGTCCTGCTGAAAAGGTGTTGTCTAACGTTTTACCCGATGTTAAGCTTTTCATTTTTGTACGTACAAATGCAGGTCCTTTACCTGGTTTTACGTGTAAAAATTCTACAATTTTAAAAATATCGTTGTTGTATTTAATACATAATCCGTTTCTAATATCTGATGTACTTGCCATAATTTATTTTTAATTTAATATATTTTTTTAATAAACACCTGTGTAACCTTTCATAATTCCGCGAGAAGAATTACGTACAAATTGAATAATTTCATCGCGTTCAGGAGTTGCTTCCATTTCGGTTTCAATAAGATCTATCGCTTGTGAGTTATTGTAGTTTTTTTGATACAGTACGCGATAAATATTTTGTATTTCTCTTATTTTTTCTGAATCAAAACCTCTTCTACGTAATCCTACAGAGTTGATACCAACATACGAAATTGGTTCACGTGCTGCTTTAATATATGGTGGAACATCTTTACGTACTAATGTACCACCTGTTATAAATGAGTGCGAGCCAATTGTGCAAAATTGGTGAACAGCAACCATACCTGCTAAAACTACAAAATCGCCAACAGTTACATGCCCCGCAAGGGTACTTGAGTTAGAGAATATGCAGTTATCGCCTACAATGCAATCGTGTGCAATGTGGCTGTATGCTTGAATTAAACAATTTTTACCTATTATAGTTCGGTATCGATCTTTTGTACCACGGTTAATGGTAACACATTCGCGTATAGTGGTATTATCGCCAATTTCGGCAGTAGTATCTTCGCCTTCGAATTTTAAATCTTGTGGTTCAGCCGATATTACCGCTCCTGGAAAAATTTTACAGTTTTTTCCAATGCGTGCCCCTTCCATAATGGTAACATTCGATCCTATCCAAGTTCCTTCACCAATTTCCACATTGTTGTGTATGGTTGTAAAAGGTTCTATTACCACATTTTTAGCAATTTTTGCTCCGGGATGAACGTATGCTAATGGTTGATTCATTCTATAAAATATTAATTACTACTTTGCTTTTACTATTTGAGCCATTAATTCGGCTTCGGTAACAATTCTTCCGTTTGCATAAGCTACTGCTTGCATGTGGCAAATACCTCTACGAATAGGACTGATTAAATCTAATTTAAAAATTAATGTATCGCCTGGTAATACTTGTTGTTTAAAACGTACATTATCTATTTTCATAAAATAGGTTAAATAATTTTCAGGATCTGGTACCGTGCTTAACGCTAAAATACCTCCGGTTTGAGCCATAGCTTCAATTATTAAAACCCCTGGCATTACTGGTGCACCTGGAAAATGGCCTTGAAAAAATTCTTCGTTCATGGTTACATTTTTCATACCCACCACGTGCGAGTCTGATAATTCTATTATACGATCTACCAAAAGCATTGGAAACCTGTGTGGTAACATGGCCATTATTTTGGTAATATCCATTAAAGGCTCTTTATTTAAATCAAAAACAGGTACTTGATTTCTGCGTTCGGCTTTTATAATTTTAGACATTTTTTTTGCAAACTGTGTGTTTACAAAATGTCCGGGTTTATTTGCAATTACTTTTCCACGAATACGTGTGCCAATTAAGGCTAAATCTCCTACTACATCTAACAATTTATGGCGAGCTGCTTCGTTTGGATAATGCAGGGTTAAATTATCTAAAATTCCGTTAGGTTTAACGGCGATATCGTCTTTACCAAACGCAACTTTTAGGTGTTGTAAAGTTTCGTTTGATATTTCTTTATCTACATAAACAATAGCATTGTTTAAATCGCCACCTTTAATTAATCCGTGTGCTAATAAGGTTTCAATTTCGTGTAAAAAGCTAAAAGTTCTTGCTTCAGAAATATCTTTTTTAAAATCGCCCATGTTTTTTAAGGTTGCATTTTGTGTACCTAGTACTTTGGTACCAAAATCTACCATGGTTGTGATTTGATATTCGTCTGCAGGCATTACTATAATTTCGCTACCGGTGCGTTCATCGGTATACGAAATTACTTCTTTAACGATGTATTCGTTGCGTTCGGCATCTTGTTCAACGATACCTGCTTTTTCTACAGCTTCAACAAAAAATTTAGATGAACCATCCATAATTGGTGGTTCAGAAGCGTTTAATTCAATAATAACATTGTCTAAATCGCAACCAACAAATGCTGCTAAAACGTGTTCTGTAGTGTGTAATTGTACGCCTTTACATTCTAAATTTGTACCACGTTCTGTTGAAACTACGTAATTTGCATCTGCTTCAATTACCGGACTTCCAGGTAAATCTACTCTAACAAAAGTAAAACCATTGTTAATGGGTGCGGGTTTAAAGGTCATTACTACTTGTTGCCCTGTGTGTAAACCTACACCTTCAATTGTTATTTCTTGGCCGATGGTTTTCTGTTTAACCATAACTATTTAACTTAAATTTGCTTTATCGGTTGTTTTTTTTATTTCTTCAAGATCTTTTACGATGCTTGGTAATTTTCTAAAATAGACATACGATTTTGAAAAATCGTTGTATCCCATGGCAGGCGATCCTTGTATCATTTCACCATCTTTAATGCTTTTACCTACACCAGATTGTGCTTGTATACGTACGTTATCGCCAATTGTAATATGACCAACAATGCCTACTTGTCCGCCAATTATACAATTTTTACCTATTTTGGTAGAACCTGCAATACCTGTTTGGGATGCAATTACAGTATTTTCGCCAACTTCTACATTATGTGCAATTTGTATTTGGTTATCTAATTTAACCCCTTTGCGAATTACGGTTGATCCTAATGTAGCTCTGTCTATGGTTGTACATGATCCAATTTCTACATTATTTTCAATTATAACATTTCCAATTTGAGGTATTTTATCGTAGGTGCCATCTGGATTTGGTGCAAAACCAAAACCGTCAGAACCGATAATTGTTCCAGAATGAATCACGCAATTTTCACCAATAATGGTTTCAGAATAAATACGTGCACCTGCATACAAAATGGTGTTATCGCCTATTTCAACGTTATCGCCAACAAATGAATTAGGGTATATTTTTACATTATTGCCAATTTTTGTGTTTTTGCCAATATACGAAAAACTTCCTAAATACAAATCGGTTCCGTAAGATACACCTTCTGAAATTACAGATGGTTGTTCGATACCCGATTTCATTAATTTTATTTGGTTGGCGTATTCTAATATTTTGGTAAATGCTTTGTACGAATCATCAACCTGTATCATGGTTGCTTTTACAGGTTGTGTGGGCTGAAAAGTTTTATTTACGATTACAATAGACGCGTTTGTTGTGTACAAATAGTTGTTGTACTTAGCGTTTGATAAAAAAGTGATTGCCCCTTGTTCACCTTCTTCGATTTTGGCTAATTTAAAAACCTCTACCGTAGAATCGCCCACAACGGTACCGTTTAAAACTTCGGCAATTTGTTCTGCTGTAATCTTCATTGAGTACAAAAATATTAAATTTTAATTAACTTTAGCTAATCCTTTTGGGTAGCATATAAAGTATTTATATACTGGTTCTGCTAAAGCCTTTAAATTGTATTGGTCTGATGCTTCTAACACATCAACAATTTCGTTATTTTTCTTGTAAATAATTATAGGGTCGGCTTTTAAATCATAAGCCTGATTTTTTAATTTATCGCCAAAAACAAAGTAATCTATTTCGTTTTCGTTAATTAAAAAGGTTTCTTTACACCATTTTTTATATTGTTGCAATTTGCCCGCTACTTCATTTTCTGGTATCAATTGTACATTAAATAACTTTCTGTTTACAATTGCACTACTTAAAAAGGAAAGAACTTTATCATTATGAAATTGCCAATTTTTTAATGCTGTGTAAACATCGGCATCATCTAACAAAGCAAAGTTTTCTAAAATTTGGTTCGTAAAGTTTGCTTTAGAAACCGAATTTTGTAAAAAAAAGGTTAAGGCGTTACTTGCTTGTAAATCTACCCCGTTTAAAGTTAGTTGTTTGGCACGTTTTAAAATTTTTGAAAGCAACAATTCGGCTCCAACACTTGTTTTGTGTAAGTAGCATTGCCAATACATTAAACGGCGTGCTACTAAAAATTTTTCTACAGAATAAACTCCTTTTTCTTCAACTACTAAAACATCGTTATGAACATTTATCATTTGAATTAAACGTTCAGAATTTATGTTTCCTTCGGCAACACCGCTGTAAAAACTGTCGCGCTTTAAATAATCCATTCGGTCCATATCTAGTTGAGAAGATATAAGCTGAATTAAGAATTTACGTGGATAATTTCCTTTAAAAATTTCGATAGCTAACGATAATTTTCCATTAAATTCAGTATTTAAAGCTTCCATAAAAAGCAAAGAAATTTCTTCGTGATGAATGTTTTCTACAATACTATGTTCCATTGCGTGCGAAAAAGGTCCATGACCAATATCGTGCAATAATATAGCTATGTAAAGCGCTTCTTCTTCATCTTTAGAAATGGCTACATTTTTAAAGCGCAATACTTGTACTGCTTTTTGCATCATATGCATACAGCCAAGCGCGTGATGGAAACGTGTGTGTTCTGCACCTGGATAAACTAAAGACGATAACCCCATTTGTTTAATTCTACGCAAACGCTGAAAATACCTATGCTGAATTAAATCGTACAACAATGTTGTTGGTATGGTTATGAAGCCATAAATTGGGTCGTTTAAAATTTTTAATTTATTTTCTGATGTCAAAACTTTGTTTTTGTAATATCTGGCAAATATAACTATTTTAATAAAAGTAAAATGCACTTTTATTTAACAAAAAGTGCATTCGTTTTTTTTAATTAAAAGGTATGATTATTTAAAAATTGTATACTTTTTTGAATGTCATAATGCAAAATTCGGTCTTCTTGCACTGTAGGAACTTCTTTTCTAAAAGCTGCAACAAAATTTTCAATAAATTCACTTGATTGTAATGGTCGTCTAAACTCTAAGGCTTGTGCTGCGTTAAATAATTCAATTGCTAAAATTCGCTCTAAATTTTCAACAATTTTTAAAGTTTTTGTTGCCGCATTAGCACCCATACTAACGTGGTCTTCTTGGCCGTTACTAGAAACAATACTATCAATACTTGCAGGTGTAGCCAATTGTTTGTTTTGACTTACAATGCTTGCAGCAGTATATTGTGGTATCATAAAACCTGAATTTAACCCTGGATTATTTACTAAAAAAGGTGGTAAATTACGTAAGCCCGATATTAATTGATAGGTTCTGCGTTCTGAAATGTTTCCTAATTCGGCTAAAGCAATTGCTAAAAAATCTAATGCTAAAGCCAAAGGTTGGCCATGAAAATTTCCGCCAGATACGATTAAATCTTCGTCAACAAAAATATTTGGATTATCGGTAACCGAATTAATTTCGGTTTTAAAAACTTTTTCTACATAATCAATTGCATCTTTTGAAGCCCCGTGAACTTGTGGAATACAACGGAAAGAGTAGGGGTCTTGTACGTGTTTTTTTGGTTGATTGATTAAAGAACTGCCTTCTAAAATACTGCACATGTATTTAGCAGTTGTTACTTGCCCTTTGTGCGGACGTACCATGTGAATTAGGTTGTTAAAAGGATCAATTCTACCATCGAAACCTTCTAAAGAAACGGCGCTAATTGTATCGGCTAATTTAGATAGTTTTGCAGTTTTTAGTAAAATATAAGCACCGTATGCACTCATAAATTGGGTGCCGTTTAATAATGCTAAGCCTTCTTTTGATTGTAACGTAATCATATCCCAACCTTTTTCGGTTAGCATTTGTTTAGCAGCAATAGTTTCACCATTCATGTAAACTTCGCCTTCGCCAATTAATGGCAAACACAAATGTGCAAGTGGTGCTAAATCTCCCGATGCCCCTAATGAACCTTGTGTGTACACTATTGGTAAGATATCGTTGTTGTAAAAATCAATTAATCGCTCAACAGTTTGTAATTGCACGCCCGAATTTCCGTAGCTTAACGACTTAATTTTAAGCAACAGCATTATTTTAACAATTTGGTGAGGCACTTGGTCGCCAGTACCACACGCGTGTGATTTCATTAAATTTTCTTGAAGTGTAGTTAAATCTTCGTTCGAAATTTTAACACTATATAATGACCCAAATCCTGTATTTATTCCATAAATAGGGTTGGTTTGTGTTTGCATTTTATTATCTAAATACGCACGGCATTTGTTAATATTTGCAATAGCTTCTTCCGATAAGGCTAATTGGTGGTTTTCACTAATTATTAAGTTTAATTCTTCTAAACTTAAGATATTGTTACTGATATAATAGGTAGTTAACATGGGTTTGTTTTATTGATTGCCAAAATTCTTAAAACTTATCTATATAACAAAATGTTTTAATGTTTAAAATATACATTGTTGTAAAAGTACTGGTAAAATTAAGTAAAATAAAGATAATGAAAGAATTAAATAA is a window of Myroides sp. JBRI-B21084 DNA encoding:
- a CDS encoding UDP-3-O-(3-hydroxymyristoyl)glucosamine N-acyltransferase — its product is MRFPKTYRLENIAEIIGCTFVGSPDFPVLGMNEIHVVQPGEIVFVDHPKYYDKALNSNATIILINKDVECPEGKALLISDDPFRDFNKLSTYFRPFQASSAAISSTATIGEGTILQPNVFIGNHVKIGKNCIIHANVVINDHSIIGDNVVIHAGTVLGADAFYYKKRTNFFDPLISSGAVVIEDDVTLGALCSIDRGVTGDTTIKKGTKIDNQVHIGHDTIIGEMCLIAAQCGIAGCVVIENNVTIWGQVGTTSGINIGENAVILAKAGVSKNLEGNKVYFGVPAEEAREYYKHVAKVKNLVK
- the hutH gene encoding histidine ammonia-lyase, which produces MLTTYYISNNILSLEELNLIISENHQLALSEEAIANINKCRAYLDNKMQTQTNPIYGINTGFGSLYSVKISNEDLTTLQENLMKSHACGTGDQVPHQIVKIMLLLKIKSLSYGNSGVQLQTVERLIDFYNNDILPIVYTQGSLGASGDLAPLAHLCLPLIGEGEVYMNGETIAAKQMLTEKGWDMITLQSKEGLALLNGTQFMSAYGAYILLKTAKLSKLADTISAVSLEGFDGRIDPFNNLIHMVRPHKGQVTTAKYMCSILEGSSLINQPKKHVQDPYSFRCIPQVHGASKDAIDYVEKVFKTEINSVTDNPNIFVDEDLIVSGGNFHGQPLALALDFLAIALAELGNISERRTYQLISGLRNLPPFLVNNPGLNSGFMIPQYTAASIVSQNKQLATPASIDSIVSSNGQEDHVSMGANAATKTLKIVENLERILAIELFNAAQALEFRRPLQSSEFIENFVAAFRKEVPTVQEDRILHYDIQKSIQFLNNHTF
- the lpxD gene encoding UDP-3-O-(3-hydroxymyristoyl)glucosamine N-acyltransferase encodes the protein MKITAEQIAEVLNGTVVGDSTVEVFKLAKIEEGEQGAITFLSNAKYNNYLYTTNASIVIVNKTFQPTQPVKATMIQVDDSYKAFTKILEYANQIKLMKSGIEQPSVISEGVSYGTDLYLGSFSYIGKNTKIGNNVKIYPNSFVGDNVEIGDNTILYAGARIYSETIIGENCVIHSGTIIGSDGFGFAPNPDGTYDKIPQIGNVIIENNVEIGSCTTIDRATLGSTVIRKGVKLDNQIQIAHNVEVGENTVIASQTGIAGSTKIGKNCIIGGQVGIVGHITIGDNVRIQAQSGVGKSIKDGEMIQGSPAMGYNDFSKSYVYFRKLPSIVKDLEEIKKTTDKANLS
- a CDS encoding HD domain-containing protein is translated as MTSENKLKILNDPIYGFITIPTTLLYDLIQHRYFQRLRRIKQMGLSSLVYPGAEHTRFHHALGCMHMMQKAVQVLRFKNVAISKDEEEALYIAILLHDIGHGPFSHAMEHSIVENIHHEEISLLFMEALNTEFNGKLSLAIEIFKGNYPRKFLIQLISSQLDMDRMDYLKRDSFYSGVAEGNINSERLIQMINVHNDVLVVEEKGVYSVEKFLVARRLMYWQCYLHKTSVGAELLLSKILKRAKQLTLNGVDLQASNALTFFLQNSVSKANFTNQILENFALLDDADVYTALKNWQFHNDKVLSFLSSAIVNRKLFNVQLIPENEVAGKLQQYKKWCKETFLINENEIDYFVFGDKLKNQAYDLKADPIIIYKKNNEIVDVLEASDQYNLKALAEPVYKYFICYPKGLAKVN
- a CDS encoding bifunctional UDP-3-O-[3-hydroxymyristoyl] N-acetylglucosamine deacetylase/3-hydroxyacyl-ACP dehydratase — its product is MVKQKTIGQEITIEGVGLHTGQQVVMTFKPAPINNGFTFVRVDLPGSPVIEADANYVVSTERGTNLECKGVQLHTTEHVLAAFVGCDLDNVIIELNASEPPIMDGSSKFFVEAVEKAGIVEQDAERNEYIVKEVISYTDERTGSEIIVMPADEYQITTMVDFGTKVLGTQNATLKNMGDFKKDISEARTFSFLHEIETLLAHGLIKGGDLNNAIVYVDKEISNETLQHLKVAFGKDDIAVKPNGILDNLTLHYPNEAARHKLLDVVGDLALIGTRIRGKVIANKPGHFVNTQFAKKMSKIIKAERRNQVPVFDLNKEPLMDITKIMAMLPHRFPMLLVDRIIELSDSHVVGMKNVTMNEEFFQGHFPGAPVMPGVLIIEAMAQTGGILALSTVPDPENYLTYFMKIDNVRFKQQVLPGDTLIFKLDLISPIRRGICHMQAVAYANGRIVTEAELMAQIVKAK
- the efp gene encoding elongation factor P produces the protein MASTSDIRNGLCIKYNNDIFKIVEFLHVKPGKGPAFVRTKMKSLTSGKTLDNTFSAGHKIDVVRVETHTFQYLYNEGNDFHFMNNETFEQITLDKNILDAPDLLKEGTNVMVQINTETESPLSVDMPASIVLEVTYTEPGVKGNTATNATKPATVETGAQVNVPLFINEGDKIKIDTASGSYIERIKE
- the lpxA gene encoding acyl-ACP--UDP-N-acetylglucosamine O-acyltransferase; translation: MNQPLAYVHPGAKIAKNVVIEPFTTIHNNVEIGEGTWIGSNVTIMEGARIGKNCKIFPGAVISAEPQDLKFEGEDTTAEIGDNTTIRECVTINRGTKDRYRTIIGKNCLIQAYSHIAHDCIVGDNCIFSNSSTLAGHVTVGDFVVLAGMVAVHQFCTIGSHSFITGGTLVRKDVPPYIKAAREPISYVGINSVGLRRRGFDSEKIREIQNIYRVLYQKNYNNSQAIDLIETEMEATPERDEIIQFVRNSSRGIMKGYTGVY
- a CDS encoding nuclear transport factor 2 family protein, which encodes MNNPLQIVKKFYESAGILNKIYCLDIFHEDIQLEWHSSKGHLLLEHADLMALSKDLKHSYFDLRAEVHDVMSENNKVMIRYTYYVRTLENPDEELVLATFFNVWELKDNKLYKGVQMSQLANL